The Burkholderiales bacterium genomic sequence CGGTCTTGGCCATTGGCGCGCACTCCGGTGAAGCGAACAGCACGCGAATTGTCGATGAATCAGCGTTCAAAAAAAAGGCCTCTGGTTGACGTACCGCTAATTTTCGCCGATGCCGGGAAGCGACATGCGGTCGCAGAATACTAAATTATTAGATTTACTTTTGCACCTTGCTATCCCGCTAACGCCCACGGCAAAGGCGCGATCACGCGGGTCAACGTGAAACATCTAGAGCAATGAATAACACTGCAGAAATACGCGCTACTGAAGTCGGATTAAACGCCCATATTGCTGGGAGCGCGCGCCGCGCAATGTTGCACAGTGTCCCGCTAAGTCAAGATGTGTTGCCAAAACAGACTGGGAATGAAAGCAAACGAACTTCGCGGTCGCTTGGGCACCGGGGCCGACGCGCGCGAGGGCACGGCTCGTCGCACGGTCCAACCTTGATACTGGCAGGCGACGTTGGAGGGACCAAGACTCTGCTTGAAATTGGCGAGTTCAAGGACGACCGCTGGGTTACCGTATTTGGCGTTCGCTACCTTGATACCGGGCACCGGGATTTTTTCAGCGTATTGAACACGTTCTTTTCTGAATGGCACGCGCAACAAGGCGCGGCGCGGCAGATTGCGCGGGCCTGTTTTGGCGTCGCAGGTCCGGTCTTTAACAATCGCGCGCAGATGACCAATTTGCCGTGGTTGATCGACGGCAATGCAATTGCGGAACGTTTTGAAATTCCACGTGTCAGGTTAGCGAATGACTTTGCTGCGGCGGCCAAAGGGATCGAGCTGCTCAAGGCCGCGGATCTTGTCACGTTGCAATCCGGTGAATCGCTGGCTGGAGCGCCACGCGTCGTTATTGGACCGGGCACCGGGCTCGGCGTGGCATATCTGGTATGGGCCGCGCAACAGTACCTGGTTGTTGCCGGGGAAGGAGGGCATGCAGGATTCGCGCCGGCGACACCCGAGGCATTCGATTTATTTCGTGATTTTTATTTACGCGAGGGCCGGGTCAGTTCGGAATATGTTGTCTCCGGACCTGGATTGGTGCGCATTTATGAATTTCTCTGCCGCAGCGAGAACAAGCCGCCGGCAGTTGCCGGTGCGTTGACTGCCGGAGACGGCGCTGCAGTGATTACCCATGCCGCACTTGAGCGCGGCGACCCAATGTGTTTGCGTGCGCTCGATCTGTTCATCTTCTGTTTCGGAGCGCTCGCTGGTGATCACGCGTTATCGGTTATGGCGCGCGGAGGCGTTTATCTGGCCGGTGGAATCGCCCCAAAAATCCTTCCGCGCCTCAGCAATGGTGGATTTTGCAGCGCGTTCAACGCCAAAGGAGACTATTCGGCTTTCGTAAAAAAAATCCCAGTGCACGTGGTCATCAACGAGAAATTAGGGCTGCTCGGGGCCGCGCTGCTGGCGCATGATTGAGCATGTTTTATTGCGGGTCCGGCGCTTCTTTAATTTATTGACTTAGATCAAATTATTTTGAATGTGAAAGCCTATAATTTTTTTGACATAGTTCTGATTTATACTATTTTGATAAAGGAGGCTGGCAAACATGAAAACTCATCAAACTGATATCGGCAAGCGGCAACGGC encodes the following:
- the glk gene encoding glucokinase yields the protein MNNTAEIRATEVGLNAHIAGSARRAMLHSVPLSQDVLPKQTGNESKRTSRSLGHRGRRARGHGSSHGPTLILAGDVGGTKTLLEIGEFKDDRWVTVFGVRYLDTGHRDFFSVLNTFFSEWHAQQGAARQIARACFGVAGPVFNNRAQMTNLPWLIDGNAIAERFEIPRVRLANDFAAAAKGIELLKAADLVTLQSGESLAGAPRVVIGPGTGLGVAYLVWAAQQYLVVAGEGGHAGFAPATPEAFDLFRDFYLREGRVSSEYVVSGPGLVRIYEFLCRSENKPPAVAGALTAGDGAAVITHAALERGDPMCLRALDLFIFCFGALAGDHALSVMARGGVYLAGGIAPKILPRLSNGGFCSAFNAKGDYSAFVKKIPVHVVINEKLGLLGAALLAHD